A genomic segment from Gallaecimonas xiamenensis 3-C-1 encodes:
- the ccmD gene encoding heme exporter protein CcmD, with protein sequence MYFDSFEAFLAQGKHGFFVWLAYGVTLLVLLLLAWGLWQAERSLVKEVQRRHAREVRRQTRMAEEAVRESKT encoded by the coding sequence GTGTACTTTGACAGCTTCGAAGCCTTCCTGGCTCAGGGAAAACACGGATTCTTCGTCTGGCTGGCCTATGGGGTCACCCTGCTGGTGCTGTTGCTGCTGGCCTGGGGGCTCTGGCAGGCAGAGCGCAGCCTGGTCAAAGAAGTGCAGCGCCGTCATGCCAGGGAAGTACGGCGGCAAACAAGGATGGCAGAGGAGGCGGTTCGTGAATCCAAGACGTAA
- a CDS encoding heme ABC transporter permease: protein MWNWLHPYAKSERAYQLCRTLLPWFLIPAVLALLVGTVWGLAFAPPDYQQGNSFRIIYIHVPTAMLAMGGYLAMAVAAIIGVVSQQRLADLTVQAIAPIGAVYTFLSLFTGAVWGKPTWGTWWEWDARLTSQLILLFLYLGVMALYGAFNDKRTAARAAGILAWVGVINLPIIHYSVEWWNTLHQGATIIKLSKPSISGPMLWPLLVNLLGFALLLSALACKRMATLILSVEARRPWVLKLLEDRRVL from the coding sequence ATGTGGAACTGGTTACATCCATACGCGAAATCGGAAAGGGCCTACCAGCTGTGCCGTACCCTGCTGCCCTGGTTTCTGATACCGGCCGTGCTGGCCCTGTTGGTGGGTACCGTCTGGGGCCTGGCCTTTGCGCCGCCGGACTACCAGCAAGGCAACAGCTTTCGCATCATCTACATCCATGTGCCCACCGCCATGCTGGCCATGGGCGGTTACCTGGCCATGGCGGTGGCGGCGATCATCGGGGTGGTGAGCCAACAGCGCCTGGCCGACCTGACGGTGCAGGCCATAGCCCCCATCGGCGCTGTTTACACCTTTTTATCCCTCTTTACCGGCGCCGTCTGGGGTAAACCCACCTGGGGTACCTGGTGGGAATGGGATGCCCGTCTGACCTCACAACTTATCCTGCTGTTCCTTTACCTGGGGGTAATGGCCCTTTATGGTGCCTTCAACGATAAACGCACGGCAGCCCGGGCGGCGGGAATACTGGCCTGGGTGGGGGTGATCAACCTGCCCATCATCCATTACTCGGTGGAGTGGTGGAACACCCTGCACCAGGGGGCGACCATCATCAAGCTCAGTAAGCCTTCCATCAGTGGCCCCATGCTGTGGCCGCTGCTGGTGAACCTGTTGGGTTTTGCCCTGTTGCTGTCGGCCCTGGCCTGCAAGCGGATGGCTACCCTGATCCTGTCGGTGGAAGCGCGCCGGCCTTGGGTGCTCAAGTTGTTGGAGGACCGCCGTGTACTTTGA
- the ccmB gene encoding heme exporter protein CcmB yields MSGVFLSLVKRDLSIALRKRAEVLNPLVFYLLVITLFPLGLGPEPSLLARLAPGIVWVAVLLSALLSFERLFRDDEADGSLQQMLLLPVPLALVALAKVCVHWLLTALPLVLLSPLVAVLLHMDWARWQALVLTLLAGTPALSLLGAVGVALTVGLKKGGILLSLLVLPLYIPILIFAVGALEAAGLGLGYQGQLALLGAISMGAATLCPFAIAAALRVSLN; encoded by the coding sequence ATGAGCGGGGTCTTTCTCAGCCTGGTCAAACGAGACCTTAGCATTGCCCTTCGCAAAAGGGCCGAAGTCCTCAACCCCCTGGTCTTTTACCTTTTGGTCATTACCCTCTTCCCCCTGGGCCTGGGGCCTGAACCCAGCTTGCTGGCCCGCTTGGCGCCGGGCATTGTCTGGGTGGCGGTGTTGTTGTCGGCCCTGCTGTCTTTTGAACGGCTATTTCGCGACGACGAAGCGGACGGCTCCTTGCAGCAGATGCTGCTGCTGCCGGTGCCCCTGGCGCTGGTGGCCCTGGCCAAGGTCTGTGTTCACTGGTTGCTGACCGCCTTGCCCCTGGTGCTGCTCTCGCCCTTGGTGGCCGTGCTGCTGCATATGGACTGGGCCCGCTGGCAGGCCCTGGTGCTGACCCTGCTGGCCGGCACCCCGGCTTTGAGCCTGCTTGGCGCCGTTGGGGTTGCCCTTACCGTCGGCCTTAAAAAGGGCGGTATCCTTTTGAGTTTATTAGTGTTACCCCTGTATATTCCAATATTGATCTTTGCCGTCGGCGCTTTGGAGGCGGCAGGGCTGGGCTTGGGGTATCAAGGGCAGTTGGCCCTGCTGGGCGCCATCAGCATGGGGGCTGCCACCCTTTGCCCCTTTGCCATAGCGGCGGCGCTCAGGGTGAGCCTGAACTGA
- the ccmA gene encoding cytochrome c biogenesis heme-transporting ATPase CcmA, translating into MSYPLLAVDNLACIREERLLFEKLSFALEAGSLVQLEGPNGVGKSSLLAILAGLSSPLEGEVRYRGQPLVKVRAQYHEDLLFLGHKSGVNPVLSPLENLRFYQQVLPSHDLDLWELLDLVGLFGMEELPVGQLSAGQQRRVALARLWLSKASCWLLDEPFTAIDALGVKKLEARLEEHCQQGGLVVLTTHQSLALAPALRLNLAMAA; encoded by the coding sequence GTGAGCTATCCTCTTCTTGCCGTTGACAATTTAGCCTGCATACGAGAAGAGCGCCTGCTCTTTGAAAAGCTGTCCTTTGCTCTTGAGGCCGGCAGCCTGGTGCAACTGGAAGGCCCCAACGGGGTCGGTAAGAGCAGCCTGCTGGCGATACTGGCAGGGCTTAGCAGCCCCTTGGAAGGTGAAGTGCGCTATCGAGGCCAGCCTCTGGTAAAGGTGCGTGCCCAATACCATGAGGATCTGCTGTTCCTCGGCCACAAAAGTGGCGTCAATCCGGTGTTAAGCCCCCTCGAGAACCTACGCTTTTACCAGCAAGTGCTGCCAAGCCATGACCTGGATCTTTGGGAGCTGCTGGATTTGGTGGGGCTCTTTGGCATGGAAGAACTGCCGGTGGGCCAGCTATCGGCCGGCCAGCAGCGACGGGTGGCCCTGGCCAGGCTCTGGCTAAGCAAGGCCAGTTGCTGGCTGTTGGACGAGCCCTTTACCGCCATTGACGCCCTTGGGGTTAAAAAGCTCGAAGCGCGCCTTGAAGAACACTGCCAACAAGGTGGCCTGGTGGTGCTTACTACCCACCAGAGCCTGGCCCTGGCTCCGGCCTTGCGCCTCAATCTGGCGATGGCGGCATGA
- a CDS encoding flagellar hook-length control protein FliK: MKVTPPQLPTAPKAATGQAQAPLKTEPLAPQVYAQAARLALGLTLPSPSGAALSRQLPPLGLDSLPTLLSSLLLPDKGQHQGLRQWLLAAVGARLQDARMPLPEPLARFLDSLGSEARKTLSEGLGRLEQAQVQSRQDTLFWALPLPFSEDWLELAWPKSASQDPKRQEEPVLTLLFPIPELGRLLVKAGVSQVRFYADTPALKARVDDTLPRLAKRLDSLNLSPALHSFQGKVPSRLMPPVGGINELV, from the coding sequence ATGAAAGTCACCCCACCACAGTTACCCACGGCCCCCAAGGCCGCCACCGGCCAGGCCCAAGCGCCGTTAAAAACCGAGCCACTGGCCCCCCAGGTTTACGCCCAGGCCGCCCGCCTGGCCCTGGGTTTGACCCTGCCAAGCCCCAGCGGCGCCGCCCTTAGCCGCCAGTTGCCGCCCTTGGGGCTGGACAGCTTGCCGACCCTGCTCTCAAGCCTGCTGCTGCCGGACAAGGGCCAGCACCAGGGGTTGCGCCAATGGTTGCTGGCGGCAGTGGGCGCCCGTTTGCAAGACGCCCGTATGCCCTTACCCGAACCCCTGGCCCGTTTTCTGGACAGTCTGGGCAGCGAAGCACGCAAGACCCTCAGCGAAGGCCTTGGCCGCCTGGAACAAGCCCAGGTGCAGTCGCGTCAGGACACCCTGTTTTGGGCCCTGCCCCTGCCCTTTAGCGAAGACTGGCTGGAACTGGCCTGGCCCAAGAGCGCCAGCCAGGACCCAAAGCGCCAGGAAGAGCCGGTGCTGACCCTGCTGTTCCCCATTCCCGAGCTTGGCCGGTTGCTGGTCAAGGCCGGGGTGAGCCAAGTGCGTTTCTACGCCGACACCCCTGCCCTCAAGGCCCGGGTGGACGACACCTTGCCGCGCCTGGCCAAACGCCTGGACAGCCTCAACCTCAGCCCCGCCCTGCACAGCTTCCAGGGCAAGGTGCCCAGCCGCCTCATGCCCCCGGTGGGGGGGATAAACGAATTGGTATGA
- a CDS encoding EscU/YscU/HrcU family type III secretion system export apparatus switch protein, with the protein MTMENDKAVGLSYDGQSPPKLDFKLSGDEARQLVADARDKGLLVHEDQALLHSLLRLEQGEEIPAELYQIVAELIAYAWLLMGKEPDYWRTPQGGISAKA; encoded by the coding sequence ATGACCATGGAAAACGACAAGGCCGTAGGGCTCTCATACGACGGCCAGAGCCCGCCGAAACTGGATTTTAAGCTGAGTGGCGACGAGGCCAGGCAACTGGTGGCCGATGCCAGGGACAAGGGATTGTTGGTGCATGAGGACCAGGCCCTGTTGCACAGCCTGCTGCGCCTGGAACAAGGGGAAGAGATCCCGGCCGAGCTTTATCAAATCGTCGCCGAGCTTATCGCCTATGCCTGGTTGCTGATGGGCAAGGAGCCCGACTACTGGCGTACTCCCCAGGGGGGGATCAGCGCCAAGGCATAA
- a CDS encoding DUF2802 domain-containing protein: MELTSLLQLALLLLLVLVVALLYRRQTLLVARVADLEDRLADREQLLHEVHSGALGMGQRLLALAGDVERLQGTQDELKNVDPQSKLYSRAAKMVSLGADIDELMRECELPRAEAELLYNLHKRP; the protein is encoded by the coding sequence ATGGAACTGACCAGCCTATTGCAGCTGGCGCTGCTGTTGTTGTTAGTGCTGGTGGTTGCCTTGCTGTACCGCCGTCAAACCCTGCTGGTTGCCAGGGTGGCCGACCTGGAAGACAGGCTGGCCGACCGCGAGCAGCTGCTGCACGAGGTGCACTCCGGTGCCCTGGGTATGGGCCAGCGCCTGTTGGCCCTGGCCGGCGACGTGGAGCGCCTGCAAGGCACCCAGGACGAGCTCAAGAATGTCGACCCCCAAAGTAAGCTCTACAGCCGGGCCGCCAAGATGGTGTCCCTGGGCGCCGATATCGACGAGCTGATGCGCGAATGCGAACTGCCCCGAGCTGAAGCCGAGCTGCTCTACAACCTGCACAAACGTCCATGA
- a CDS encoding chemotaxis protein CheW, whose product MSNKQKLAKVAEANDQILQWVTFQLDNETYGINVMQVQEVLRYTDIAPVPGAPDYVLGIINLRGNVVTVIDTRSRFGLPPSEVSDQSRIVIIEAEKEVIGILVDAVAEVVYLKRSDIEVAPNVGTEESAKFIQGVSNRDGELLILVDLNKMLTDEEWDEIMSL is encoded by the coding sequence ATGAGCAATAAGCAAAAGCTGGCGAAAGTGGCGGAAGCCAACGATCAAATCCTGCAGTGGGTAACCTTCCAGCTGGATAACGAGACCTACGGCATAAACGTGATGCAGGTCCAGGAAGTGCTGCGTTATACCGATATCGCACCGGTACCCGGCGCGCCGGACTATGTGTTGGGCATCATCAACCTGCGTGGCAACGTGGTGACCGTTATCGACACCCGTTCCCGTTTTGGCCTGCCGCCCTCCGAGGTGAGCGACCAGTCCCGCATCGTCATCATCGAGGCGGAGAAGGAAGTGATCGGTATCCTGGTGGATGCGGTGGCCGAAGTGGTCTACCTCAAACGCTCCGACATCGAAGTGGCGCCCAATGTGGGCACCGAGGAGAGCGCCAAGTTTATCCAAGGCGTCTCCAACCGCGATGGCGAGCTGCTGATCCTGGTGGATCTCAACAAAATGCTCACCGATGAAGAGTGGGACGAGATCATGAGCCTGTGA
- a CDS encoding chemotaxis protein CheW, with protein MSLMDDYFAALLADPEVKGAPQPAPAVKADDKPGRPLAERPAPTSDDKAALTKLLAQVRTAQAEEEAAKVAVEAKAEAPAPVAPPAPVDVVKAPPAPAQEVPAEPAAAIAAEAKAEPVRPEGSFQVLLFDVDGLELAVPLDSLGGIHQLTEVSPLFGKPDWFKGIMLHRNQKIRVVDTARWVMPDKIKHQENDQNYRYLVMLGDSPWGLACQSLVRTEKIDSASVRWRQGASKRPWLAGMVKERMCALLDVEALLGMLDKGLGGLDLEDNKGKA; from the coding sequence ATGAGCCTGATGGACGATTACTTTGCCGCCCTGTTGGCCGATCCTGAGGTCAAGGGGGCGCCGCAGCCGGCCCCGGCAGTCAAGGCCGACGACAAGCCCGGCCGGCCCCTGGCAGAACGACCGGCCCCGACCAGTGATGACAAGGCGGCCCTGACCAAACTGCTGGCACAGGTGCGCACCGCCCAGGCCGAAGAGGAAGCGGCCAAGGTCGCTGTTGAAGCCAAGGCCGAAGCTCCGGCCCCTGTAGCCCCCCCAGCCCCGGTCGACGTCGTTAAGGCGCCGCCAGCGCCGGCGCAGGAAGTACCGGCCGAACCCGCAGCTGCCATCGCCGCCGAGGCCAAGGCCGAACCGGTGCGTCCCGAGGGCAGCTTCCAGGTGTTGCTGTTCGACGTGGACGGCCTGGAACTGGCGGTGCCTTTGGATAGCCTCGGCGGCATCCACCAGCTCACCGAGGTGTCGCCCCTTTTTGGCAAACCGGACTGGTTCAAGGGCATCATGCTGCACCGCAATCAGAAAATTCGCGTGGTGGATACCGCACGCTGGGTAATGCCGGATAAAATCAAACATCAAGAAAACGACCAAAATTACCGATATCTGGTTATGTTGGGTGACAGTCCCTGGGGACTGGCCTGTCAGAGCCTGGTTCGAACCGAAAAGATCGATAGCGCCTCGGTCCGGTGGCGCCAAGGGGCCAGTAAACGCCCCTGGCTTGCCGGCATGGTCAAGGAACGCATGTGTGCACTGCTGGATGTAGAAGCCCTTTTGGGTATGCTCGACAAGGGCCTGGGCGGTCTGGATCTGGAAGACAATAAGGGTAAGGCATGA
- a CDS encoding ParA family protein yields MNIWTVANQKGGVGKTTTTVTLGALLAARGEPVLLIDMDPHASLTSYFDRTPEELQATLFDLMSAQKLTPGLIDSATLDLGNNLYMWPAAMELATLDRQLGTREGLGLLLKQLLEKLDGLYAHVLIDCPPVLGVLMVNALAACQRVLVPVQTEFLAIKGLERMLRTLSMMEKSLKGARQVTIVPTMFDKRTRASLEALQELREEFGDKVWQGMVPVDTKFRDASRSHVPLPLLMPQARGVFAYEKLLETLLPTEVNA; encoded by the coding sequence GTGAATATCTGGACCGTTGCAAACCAGAAAGGTGGTGTCGGCAAGACCACCACCACCGTCACCCTGGGGGCCCTACTGGCCGCCCGGGGCGAGCCCGTGCTCCTTATCGACATGGACCCCCACGCCTCGTTGACCAGCTATTTCGACCGTACCCCCGAAGAGCTGCAGGCCACTTTGTTTGACCTGATGTCGGCCCAGAAGCTGACCCCGGGCCTTATCGATAGCGCCACCCTGGACCTTGGCAACAATCTCTATATGTGGCCGGCGGCCATGGAACTGGCCACCCTCGACCGCCAGCTTGGCACCCGCGAGGGCCTTGGCCTGCTGCTCAAGCAGCTGCTGGAAAAGCTCGACGGTCTCTACGCCCATGTGCTGATCGACTGCCCGCCGGTACTGGGCGTGCTGATGGTCAACGCCCTGGCTGCCTGCCAGCGGGTGTTGGTGCCGGTACAAACCGAGTTTTTGGCCATCAAGGGGCTGGAGCGGATGCTGCGCACCCTGTCGATGATGGAAAAGTCCCTCAAAGGGGCACGCCAGGTCACCATAGTGCCGACCATGTTCGACAAGCGCACCCGGGCCTCCCTCGAAGCCCTCCAGGAGTTACGCGAGGAATTTGGCGACAAGGTCTGGCAAGGCATGGTGCCGGTGGACACCAAGTTCCGTGACGCCAGCCGCAGCCATGTGCCCTTGCCCTTGCTGATGCCCCAGGCCAGGGGGGTTTTCGCCTACGAAAAACTCCTTGAGACCTTGCTGCCCACCGAGGTGAACGCATGA
- a CDS encoding flagellar motor protein MotB: MYRYRRQHKVRHKDNGDRWLVSYADYMTLMFALFVVLYAFVLLEKDEFQDVVAKLEDAVQGVAKPRQQESHSKDGQSEQVAGHSILPDGAGLLDGGALLNAEGNAKQAADEGLLADQPDTQKGMPLPELAEKLAQALKSDNNLTGARMHLGEDWLTLELPDDLLFSRASATLQKPARDLLSSLAPALKSANNYIRVRGYTDSTPIEDPLFPSNWELSAARAAAVLRELVGQGVEAPRLALEGYGAFGQDQGLSEADKRRVVLALSVYGWKKPKPLPTKPLEEAPQLREVSLPGGGIRITTRQDN; the protein is encoded by the coding sequence ATGTACCGCTACCGGCGCCAACACAAGGTTCGCCATAAAGACAACGGCGACCGCTGGCTGGTGTCCTATGCCGATTACATGACCCTGATGTTTGCGCTGTTCGTGGTGCTCTACGCCTTTGTGCTTTTGGAAAAAGACGAATTCCAGGATGTGGTGGCCAAGCTGGAAGATGCTGTACAAGGCGTCGCCAAACCCCGCCAGCAAGAAAGCCACTCCAAAGACGGCCAAAGCGAGCAAGTCGCCGGCCACAGCATATTGCCTGACGGCGCCGGACTCTTGGATGGGGGCGCCCTGCTCAATGCCGAGGGCAACGCCAAACAGGCCGCCGATGAAGGCCTGCTGGCCGACCAGCCGGACACCCAAAAAGGCATGCCCCTGCCGGAACTGGCCGAAAAGCTGGCCCAGGCCCTCAAAAGCGACAACAACCTGACCGGTGCCCGTATGCACCTGGGGGAAGACTGGTTAACTCTGGAGTTGCCGGACGACCTGCTTTTCTCTCGGGCCAGTGCCACCTTGCAGAAACCGGCACGGGACTTGCTTTCTTCCCTTGCTCCGGCGCTGAAAAGCGCCAACAACTACATCAGGGTGCGGGGCTACACCGATAGCACCCCTATTGAGGACCCACTGTTCCCGTCCAACTGGGAACTGTCGGCAGCCCGGGCGGCAGCCGTACTGCGGGAATTGGTAGGGCAGGGGGTTGAAGCGCCCCGCCTGGCACTGGAAGGCTACGGCGCCTTCGGTCAGGACCAGGGGCTTAGCGAAGCGGATAAACGCCGGGTGGTGCTGGCCCTGTCGGTCTATGGCTGGAAAAAGCCCAAGCCTTTGCCCACCAAACCCCTGGAAGAGGCGCCCCAGCTACGTGAAGTCAGCCTGCCGGGAGGCGGTATCCGCATTACAACCCGCCAGGACAATTAA
- a CDS encoding flagellar motor protein: MDRLALPAVLLGLGVIALALWLEGGHLQSLMNGPAVLIVVGGSFIATLVQSPWGRFTRWLDLCRWLVTPPRQDLDALSDNLQYWSQQCRNQGLLALENASESYPEPFVRKGLQLLVDGAPPEQIREMLESDLYLQQDSDYKAADVFQMMGGYAPTMGILGAVLGLIQAMGQLTNPEALGAGIATAFVATIYGVGFANLIFLPLGGRLHALIDARSRYQEAAIVGLMSLGLGEHPAKVAMKLHSYKAH, translated from the coding sequence ATGGATAGGTTAGCCCTGCCGGCAGTGCTGCTGGGCCTGGGAGTGATAGCCCTGGCCCTCTGGCTCGAAGGCGGCCACCTGCAAAGCCTGATGAACGGCCCGGCAGTGCTGATCGTGGTGGGCGGTTCCTTTATTGCCACCCTGGTGCAAAGCCCCTGGGGCCGTTTTACCCGCTGGCTGGACTTGTGCCGCTGGCTGGTAACGCCGCCCCGTCAGGATCTTGACGCCCTGTCGGACAACCTCCAGTACTGGAGCCAGCAGTGCCGTAACCAGGGCCTGCTGGCCCTGGAAAACGCCTCTGAGAGTTACCCCGAACCCTTTGTGCGCAAAGGCTTGCAGTTGCTGGTGGACGGTGCGCCGCCAGAGCAGATCCGCGAGATGCTGGAAAGCGATCTCTATCTGCAACAGGACAGTGACTACAAGGCGGCCGACGTGTTCCAGATGATGGGTGGCTATGCCCCCACCATGGGCATTCTTGGCGCCGTGCTGGGGCTTATCCAGGCCATGGGCCAACTGACCAACCCCGAAGCCCTGGGCGCCGGTATCGCCACTGCCTTTGTGGCCACCATCTACGGGGTGGGCTTTGCCAACCTGATTTTCCTGCCCCTGGGTGGCCGCCTGCATGCCCTTATCGATGCCCGCAGCCGTTACCAGGAAGCGGCCATTGTTGGCCTGATGTCCTTAGGGCTTGGTGAGCACCCGGCCAAGGTGGCCATGAAGCTGCACAGCTACAAGGCTCACTGA
- a CDS encoding protein-glutamate methylesterase/protein-glutamine glutaminase codes for MPIRVLVVDDSSFFRRRVSEILESDAGVQVIDTAINGKDAVQKAKDLRPDVITMDIEMPVMDGISAVREIMLANPTPILMFSSLTHDGAKATLDALDAGALDFLPKRFEDIAKDRNDAVATLLTRVKTLANRRGLSLIKARQLRSASTPTIAKPEPAPAPLRSEHSRESAAPPPRRRRSTPYKLLAIGCSTGGPVALQQILTRLPGNFPLPIILIQHMPGTFTSAFAQRLNGLCQITVKEAENGDRLQAGTAYLAPGGKQMLVEGAASAMRLKVTEGPESLVYKPSVDITFASAAKVTGDVLSVILTGMGADGRDGSRLLKAQGATLFAQDEASCVVYGMPQAVTAAGLTDESISLERIAGRILAEIGHG; via the coding sequence ATGCCGATTCGCGTTTTGGTGGTAGATGACTCCAGCTTTTTCCGCCGCCGGGTGTCCGAGATCCTTGAATCGGACGCCGGTGTGCAGGTCATCGACACTGCCATCAACGGTAAGGACGCCGTTCAAAAGGCCAAAGATTTGCGGCCTGACGTGATCACCATGGATATCGAGATGCCTGTTATGGACGGCATCTCGGCGGTCCGCGAGATCATGCTTGCCAATCCCACCCCCATATTGATGTTCTCCTCTTTGACCCATGATGGCGCCAAGGCCACTCTTGATGCCTTGGATGCCGGCGCCCTGGACTTTTTGCCCAAGCGTTTCGAGGACATCGCTAAGGACCGCAACGACGCCGTCGCTACCTTGCTGACCCGGGTTAAGACCCTGGCTAATCGCCGAGGCCTTAGCCTGATCAAGGCCCGCCAGCTGCGCAGCGCCTCGACGCCGACCATTGCCAAGCCGGAACCGGCCCCGGCGCCGCTCCGTTCCGAACACAGCAGGGAAAGCGCAGCGCCGCCGCCAAGGCGCCGCCGCTCCACCCCCTACAAGCTGCTGGCCATCGGTTGCTCCACCGGCGGCCCGGTGGCATTGCAGCAGATCCTTACCCGCCTGCCGGGTAACTTTCCGCTGCCCATCATCCTTATCCAGCACATGCCGGGCACCTTTACCTCGGCCTTTGCTCAGCGCCTCAACGGCCTTTGCCAGATCACCGTCAAGGAAGCCGAGAACGGCGACCGGCTCCAGGCCGGTACCGCATACCTGGCGCCGGGCGGCAAACAGATGCTGGTGGAAGGTGCCGCCAGTGCCATGCGCCTGAAGGTGACCGAAGGCCCAGAATCCCTGGTCTACAAGCCGTCCGTTGACATCACCTTTGCCTCCGCCGCCAAGGTCACCGGCGACGTCTTGTCGGTGATCCTCACCGGCATGGGGGCCGATGGCCGCGACGGCTCGCGCCTGCTCAAGGCCCAGGGTGCCACCCTTTTTGCCCAGGACGAAGCCAGCTGCGTGGTCTACGGCATGCCCCAGGCGGTGACCGCCGCCGGCTTGACCGACGAGTCCATCAGCCTGGAGCGCATCGCCGGGCGTATCCTGGCCGAGATAGGTCATGGATAG